A window of the Phaseolus vulgaris cultivar G19833 chromosome 5, P. vulgaris v2.0, whole genome shotgun sequence genome harbors these coding sequences:
- the LOC137835144 gene encoding protein DJ-1 homolog A-like, with protein MALRQIPFFPHTLSLTLTSKPKLNNNNNNRFSFFTPSLSSTALMATSHKVLLPIANGSEPMEAVIIVDVLRRAGADVTVASDSANLSVLARHDVKILADASVSDVAGTSFDLVAIPGGIPGVENLRDCKVLEGLVKKHVEEGRLYAAVCAAPAVVLGPWGLLNGLKATGFPALMEKLASYAATTVESRVQVDGRAVTSRAPGTTMEFALALIEQLIGKEKADEVAGPLVMRSNHDDEHTFKEFNPVQWTFDNPPQILVPIANGSEEMEAVIIIDMLRRAKANVVVASVEDKLEIVASRKVKLEADMLLDEAAKLSYDLIVLPGGLGGAQAFANSETLVNLLKKQRESNKYYGAICASPALVLEPHGLLKGKKATAFPAMCNKLSDQSEVENRVVVDGNLITSRGPGTSIEFALAIVEKLFGRKLALELAKAVVFGRP; from the exons ATGGCATTGCGTCAGATACCATTCTTCCCTCACACACtttctctcactctcacttCCAAACCCAAACTcaacaacaataacaacaatCGTTTCTCCTTCTTCACTCCCTCACTCTCTTCCACTGCTCTCATGGCCACTTCTCACAAGGTCTTGCTTCCAATCGCCAACGGCTCCGAGCCCATGGAGGCCGTCATCATTGTCGACGTCCTCCGCCGCGCTGGCGCCGACGTTACAGTCGCCTCTGACTCCGCCAACCTCTCCGTCCTTGCTCGCCACGATGTCAAGATCCTCGCAGACGCCTCCGTCTCCGACGTCGCCGGCACCTCCTTTGACCTCGTCGCCATCCCT GGAGGGATACCGGGTGTTGAAAATCTGAGGGACTGTAAGGTTTTGGAGGGATTGGTGAAGAAGCATGTGGAGGAAGGACGGCTTTATGCTGCGGTGTGTGCTGCTCCTGCGGTAGTGCTTGGACCTTGGGGTTTGCTGAATGGATTGAAG GCAACTGGTTTTCCTGCATTGATGGAGAAATTGGCCTCTTACGCAGCCACTACTGTCGAGTCTAGGGTGCAGGTGGATGGCAGAGCAGTGACCAGTCGAGCTCCGGGAACTACCATGGAGTTTGCTCTTGCGCTGATTGAGCAGTTAATTGGAAAAGAGAAAGCAGATGAAGTTGCTGGCCCACTG GTCATGCGTTCCAATCATGATGATGAACATACTTTCAAGGAGTTTAACCCAGTGCAGTGGACATTTGACAATCCACCCCAG ATTCTTGTACCAATTGCTAATGGTTCAGAGGAAATGGAAGCTGTGATCATCATTGATATGCTGCGAAGAGCAAAGGCAAATGTTGTGGTTGCTTCTGTTGAGGATAAACTAGAGATTGTGGCATCACGCAAAGTTAAACTGGAGGCAGACATGCTCCTTGACGAAGCAGCCAAACTTTCATATGACCTTATTGTGTTACCT GGTGGACTTGGTGGTGCCCAAGCATTTGCAAACTCAGAAACCTTGGTGAATTTGCTGAAAAAACAAAGAGAATCAAACAAATATTATGGAGCAATTTGTGCATCCCCGGCCTTAGTCTTGGAGCCCCATGGTTTGCTTAAG GGTAAAAAGGCCACTGCCTTTCCTGCAATGTGCAACAAGTTATCTGATCAGAGTGAAGTAGAAAACAGGGTGGTAGTTGATGGGAATCTCATTACCAGTAGAGGCCCAGGAACGTCCATTGAGTTTGCATTAGCTATTGTGGAGAAGCTGTTTGGACGCAAGTTAGCTCTAGAACTTGCAAAGGCAGTAGTGTTCGGGCGCCCGTAG